A genomic segment from Plasmodium sp. gorilla clade G2 genome assembly, chromosome: 3 encodes:
- a CDS encoding activator of Hsp90 ATPase, putative → MSFEITEEYYVPPEVLFNAFTDAYTLTRLSRGSLAEVDLKVGGKFSLFSGSILGEFIEIKKPNKIVEKWKFRDWNENEYSTVTVEFISVKENHTKLKLTHNNIPASNKYNEGGVLERCKNGWTQNFLHNIEVILGYPKKK, encoded by the exons atgagctTTGAAATTACAGAAGAGTATTATGTTCCTCCTGAGGTTTTATTTAACGCATTTACAGATGCTTATACATTAACACGACTATCTAGAGGATCATTAGCTGAAGTg GATTTGAAAGTTGGAGGCAAGTTCAGCCTTTTTTCTGGAAGCATACTAGGAGaatttatagaaataaaaaagccAAATAAAATAGTAGAGAAATGGAAATTTAGAGACTGGaatgaaaatgaatataGTACAGTAACAGTGGAATTTATAAGTGTAAAAGAAAATCACACAAAATTAAAACTcacacataataatataccagCAAGCAACAAATATAACGAAg ggGGTGTCTTGGAAAGGTGCAAAAATGGATGGACACAAAActttttacataatatagaAGTTATATTAGGATAtccaaaaaagaaataa
- a CDS encoding pre-mRNA-processing factor 19, putative translates to MSIVCTISGQTPEEPVVSKTGYIFEKRLIEKHIINYGICPVSGEVLTLDDLYPIKNEKIVKPRPITASSIPGLLSIFQTEWDSIISEMFSLRTHVNDIRNELSHSLYQYDAATRVIAKLLKEKNGYKEEIENLKKQIFELKSSNDIDIYEIGLNEELLEKMQNLAKDLLMNRKKRKIDNVCSIEQWKDFENTNEFNIHSSTIPGVTCITLDLNKYKYNYNDDHMKHNFFSGGNDGNVYYVSLNDNKILSKLQGHLKKVNSVISHPSNFICITASNDKTIRIWKGDDNNAHNNDHNNDHHDADDSDNNNQYTYDNSQFVSAHVITKHKDHVTSLALHPLENYFISSSKDSVWILHDLETAKTIKTSKDNPSSFKHLAIHPDGMMFGIAAQDSNIHIYDIKSQEYKATLNGHTKSLNCLSFSENGYYLASSSKDNTVKLWDLRKAQSFQTITLNETPNYISFDYSGKYLSIAVENDIQIYNFETKNQANLIKTLSSHTDTVTQTCFGSTTSYILSSSMDKTIKLWN, encoded by the coding sequence atgtcaATAGTATGCACCATAAGTGGTCAGACACCTGAAGAACCTGTTGTAAGTAAAACgggatatatatttgaaaagaGATTAATtgaaaaacatataattaattatggCATATGTCCAGTAAGTGGTGAGGTTCTAACATTAGATGATTTATATccaattaaaaatgaaaagattGTTAAGCCTAGACCTATTACTGCTAGTAGTATACCTGGATTACTGTCAATTTTTCAAACAGAATGGGATTCGATTATATCAGAAATGTTTAGTTTAAGAACACATGTTAATGATATACGTAATGAATTAAGTCATAGCTTATATCAATATGATGCTGCTACAAGAGTTATTgctaaattattaaaagaaaaaaatggttataaagaagaaatagaaaatttaaaaaaacagaTTTTCGAATTAAAAAGTAGTAATGATATTGATATTTATGAAATAGGattaaatgaagaattattagaaaaaatgcAAAATCTTGCTAAAGATTTATTAatgaatagaaaaaaaagaaaaatagaTAATGTATGTTCTATTGAACAATGGAAAGATTTTGAAAATACTAATGAATTTAATATTCATTCATCAACCATACCAGGAGTTACTTGTATTACACTTGatcttaataaatataaatataattataatgatgatcatatgaaacataattttttctctGGAGGTAATGATGGAAATGTTTATTATGTTTCtctaaatgataataaaatattatcaaaattacaaggacatttaaaaaaagtaaacTCAGTTATTTCACATCCATccaattttatatgtataacagCATCTAACGATAAAACGATAAGAATATGGAAAGGTGATGACAATAATGCACATAATaatgatcataataatgatCATCATGATGCTGATgatagtgataataataatcaatatACATATGACAACTCTCAATTTGTCTCTGCACATGTTATAACCAAACATAAAGATCATGTTACTTCATTAGCTTTACATCCTTtggaaaattattttattagcTCTTCCAAAGATAGTGTGTGGATTTTACATGATTTAGAAACAGCCAAAACTATAAAAACCTCAAAAGATAATCCAAGTTCTTTTAAACATCTAGCTATACATCCAGATGGTATGATGTTTGGTATAGCAGCACAAGATTCTAATATACATATCTATGATATTAAAAGTCAAGAATATAAAGCAACATTAAATGGACATACTAAATCTTTAAATTGTTTATCTTTTAGTGAAAACGGTTATTATTTAGCATCATCTTCAAAAGATAATACAGTCAAATTATGGGACTTAAGAAAAGCTCAAAGCTTTCAAACGATAACATTAAATGAAACACCCAATTATATTTCCTTTGATTATTCAGGAAAATATCTATCTATAGCTGTAGAAAatgatatacaaatatataattttgaaaCAAAAAATCAAGCTAATCTAATAAAAACATTATCATCACATACAGATACGGTAACACAAACATGTTTTGGTAGTACCACCTCATATATATTGTCAAGTTCAATGgataaaacaataaaacTTTGGAATTGA
- a CDS encoding splicing factor 3B subunit 1, putative, whose protein sequence is MVSGRKNEIPRNSKSDGSNKNINYGDKDKLLNIDQNEIKYVKEIDPDMSDIETESYDDSNKKGRLSFNDEYYKKKQNNNINISKFKNEIIQNDLINNKDTINDIDLGLIKDKSIKRRENEFQRKKYDYKLSPQRADPFADKSPSSGERTYTDIMLENKKKSKIKETSLNSSHLIKEGDDTNKTKDNITKKYSHRTNSHDDNNNYYSNNDDDDDSSSSNYSDSNKLIDMKNEKKNKTTNNLKSKWDVIKNEKNNINIDYISTSGLEKGTDDSSRVLNNNKKKKFSRWDKINKEQEDMKRVKLNKENNDNMNIPYIANNMNTPYIANNMNTPYIANNINTPYIANNINTPYISNNMNTPYISNNMNTPYISNNINTPFTPMADALLRMKIKNEIDIRNRPLTDEDLNELLPSEGYEIVEAPEEYQAIRNNKLKTMFKNTIINTPLFPNKPKGIEETPYNTNNNININNNNNNNNNNNNINSDDNTNLMQSTFIHTPFYELPNTSYNNLNEQINQDEELCQLKYKQLEMNNPQLLNELKYIQLKNEDYIYFSKLFESVNEEELSQDELKERKFMILLLKIKNGTPSIRRTALRTITEKVKELGPEILFNLILPLMMQNTLEDQERHLLVKVIDRILFKLDDLVRPYVHKILVVIEPLLIDEDYYARVEGREIISNLAKAAGLATMIGIMRPDIDHPDEYVRNTTARAFAVVASALGIPSLILFLKAVCQSKKNWEARHTGIKIVQQIAILMGCAVLPHLKDLVQIIAHGLHDEQQKVRTITALAVAALAEAAAPYGIEAFDSVLRPLWKGITEYRGKVLASFLKAIGLIIPLMDSYHANYYTKEVMVILINEFNSPDDEMKKIVLKCVKQCIQTEGVDKEYINQEIVNPFFEKFWNMRNSNDKKSFTLIVDTTVEISKKIGASSVISKIVDDLKDPSEQYRKMVLQTIQNVINELGVDDIDQKLEEQLIDGMLYAFQEQTSEDYFILLNSFDIICNKLNIRMKPYLPQIAGILRWRLNTPLPKVRQQSADLISRISKLIKICDEKQMLGHLSLYLYEYLGEEYPEVLANIIRALKSILVVLGVQNMTPPIKDLLPRITPILKNRHEKVQENVIDLIGIIADKAGDLVSPKEWDRICFDLIELLKSNKKLIRRATIQTFGYIARTIGPFEVLTVLLNNLKVQERQLRVCTTVAIAIVADTCLPYSVLAALMNEYKTQDMNVQNGVLKALSFMFEYIGEIAKDYVYSVVTLLEHALMDRDLVHRQIATWACKHLALGCFGLNRQDALIHLLNYVWPNIFETSPHLIQAVIDSIDGFRVALGPAIIFQYLVQGIFHPSRKVREIYWKIYNNVYIGHQDSLVPIYPPFELLNDSSFARDELRYTI, encoded by the coding sequence atggTTAGTGGACGGAAGAATGAAATTCCAAGAAACAGTAAGAGTGACGgtagtaataaaaatataaattatggtGATAAAGATAAATTACTTAATATAGatcaaaatgaaataaaatatgttaaaGAAATTGACCCTGATATGAGTGACATAGAAACTGAAAGTTATGATGATAGTAATAAGAAAGGTCGTCTTTCTTTTAatgatgaatattataaaaaaaaacaaaataacaatataaatattagtaagtttaaaaatgaaattattcagaatgatttaataaataataaagatactATTAATGATATAGATTTAGGtttaataaaagataaatcTATCAAGAGAAGAGAAAATGAAtttcaaagaaaaaaatatgattataaatTATCACCTCAAAGAGCAGATCCTTTTGCTGATAAAAGTCCTTCATCAGGTGAAAGGACATATACAGATATTAtgttagaaaataaaaaaaaaagtaaaatcaAAGAAACATCTTTAAATTCATCACATTTAATTAAAGAAGGAGATGATACCAATAAGACTAAAGATAacattacaaaaaaatatagtcaTAGAACTAATTCacatgatgataataataattattattcaaataatgatgatgatgatgatagtagtagtagtaattATAGTGATTCTAACAAATTAATAGAcatgaaaaatgaaaaaaaaaataaaacaacaaataatttaaaatccAAATGGGatgttattaaaaatgaaaagaataatataaatattgattATATATCTACATCTGGACTAGAAAAAGGGACAGATGATTCTTCACGGGttctaaataataataaaaagaaaaaattttcaagatgggataaaattaataaagaaCAAGAAGATATGAAAAGAGTTAAACTaaataaggaaaataatgataatatgaatataccATATATAgctaataatatgaatacacCATATATAgctaataatatgaatacacCCTATATAgctaataatattaatacacCATATATAgctaataatattaatacacCTTACATATccaataatatgaatacacCTTACATATccaataatatgaatacacCATACATAtccaataatattaatacacCTTTCACACCCATGGCTGATGCTTTACTtcgaatgaaaataaaaaacgaAATAGACATAAGGAATAGACCTTTGACAGATGAAGATTTAAACGAATTATTACCTTCAGAAGGTTATGAAATTGTAGAAGCTCCTGAAGAATATCAAGCTATtcgtaataataaattaaagaCGATGTTTAAAAATACAATTATTAATACTCCACTTTTTCCAAATAAACCAAAAGGTATAGAAGAAACACCATACAACAcaaacaataatattaatattaataataataataataataataataataataataatatcaatagtgatgataatacaaatttAATGCAAAGCACATTTATACATACACCGTTCTATGAACTGCCCAATACTTCTTATAATAATCTGAATGAACAGATTAATCAAGACGAAGAGTTGTgtcaattaaaatataaacaactAGAAATGAACAACCCccaattattaaatgaacttaaatatatacaattaaaaaatgaagattatatatattttagtaAATTGTTTGAAAGTGTTAATGAAGAAGAATTATCACAAgatgaattaaaagaaaGGAAATTTATGatcttattattaaaaataaaaaacggTACACCTTCTATAAGAAGAACAGCTTTAAGAACTATAACTGAAAAAGTTAAAGAATTAGGTCctgaaattttatttaatttaatattaccaTTGATGATGCAAAATACATTAGAAGATCAAGAAAGACATTTATTAGTAAAAGTAATTGatagaatattatttaaattagaTGATTTAGTTAGACCTTATGTACATAAAATACTTGTAGTTATAGAACCTTTATTAATAGATGAAGATTATTATGCAAGAGTTGAAGGTAGAGAAATTATAAGTAATTTAGCTAAGGCAGCTGGATTAGCAACTATGATAGGAATTATGAGACCAGATATAGATCATCCTGATGAATATGTTAGAAATACTACTGCACGAGCATTTGCAGTTGTTGCTTCTGCATTAGGAATTCcatctttaatattatttttaaaagctGTTTGTCAATCCAAAAAAAATTGGGAAGCTAGACATACAGGTATAAAAATAGTACAACAGATAGCTATATTAATGGGATGTGCTGTATTACCACATTTAAAAGATCTTGTTCAAATAATAGCACATGGATTACATGATGAACAACAAAAAGTCAGAACTATAACAGCATTAGCTGTAGCAGCATTAGCAGAAGCAGCAGCTCCATATGGAATCGAAGCATTTGATTCTGTTTTAAGACCCTTATGGAAAGGTATTACAGAATATAGAGGTAAAGTGTTAGCATCCTTTTTAAAAGCCATTGGTTTAATTATACCCTTAATGGATTCATATCATGCAAATTATTATACTAAAGAAGTTATGGTTATACtaataaatgaatttaaTTCACCTGAtgatgaaatgaaaaaaattgtatTAAAATGTGTAAAACAGTGTATACAAACAGAAGGTGttgataaagaatatataaatcaagAAATTGTAAATCCATTCTTTGAAAAATTTTGGAATATGAGAAattcaaatgataaaaaaagttTTACATTAATTGTAGATACAACAGTagaaatatcaaaaaaaataggaGCAAGTTCTGTTATTTCAAAAATTGTTGATGATTTAAAAGATCCATCAGAACAATATAGAAAGATGGTTCTTCAAACTATACAGAATGTTATTAATGAATTAGGTGTTGATGATATTGATCAAAAATTAGAAGAACAATTAATAGATGGTATGTTATATGCTTTTCAAGAACAAACTTCTGaagattattttattttattaaattcatttgatattatttgtaataaattaaatattagaATGAAACCTTATCTACCACAAATAGCTGGAATTCTTAGATGGAGATTAAATACACCACTACCAAAAGTAAGACAACAGAGTGCTGATCTCATATCAAGAATTTCTaaacttataaaaatatgtgatGAAAAACAAATGTTAGGACATCTATCTTTATAtctatatgaatatttaggTGAAGAATATCCAGAAGTATTAGCTAATATTATTAGAGCTCTAAAATCTATTTTAGTAGTATTAGGTGTCCAAAATATGACACCACCTATTAAAGATCTATTACCAAGAATTACACCTATCTTAAAAAATAGACATGAAAAAGTACAAGAAAATGTTATAGATTTAATAGGTATCATAGCAGACAAAGCAGGTGATCTAGTTTCTCCAAAAGAATGGGATAGAATTTGTTTTGATTTAATcgaattattaaaatctaataaaaaattaattagaAGAGCTACTATACAAACATTTGGTTATATTGCACGTACTATTGGTCCATTCGAAGTTCTTActgttttattaaataatttaaaagttCAAGAAAGACAATTAAGAGTCTGCACAACGGTCGCTATTGCAATTGTTGCTGATACTTGTTTACCATATTCAGTACTTGCAGCTTTaatgaatgaatataaaacaCAAGATATGAATGTTCAAAATGGAGTACTTAAAGCTTTATCATTTATGTTTGAATATATAGGTGAAATTGCTAAAGATTATGTTTATTCAGTTGTCACGTTATTAGAACATGCATTAATGGATAGAGATCTTGTTCATAGACAAATAGCAACATGGGCATGTAAACATTTAGCTTTAGGATGTTTTGGTTTGAATCGTCAAGATGCattaatacatttattaaattatgtaTGGCCAAACATTTTTGAAACATCTCCACATCTAATACAAGCTGTAATAGATTCTATTGATGGATTCAGAGTTGCTCTAGGACCAGCtattatttttcaatatCTAGTTCAAGGAATATTCCATCCATCTAGAAAAGTTAGAGAAATATACTggaaaatttataataatgtttaCATAGGTCATCAGGATAGTTTAGTTCCTATATACCCACCGTTTGAATTATTGAATGATAGTAGCTTTGCAAGGGATGAGTTAAGATATactatatga
- a CDS encoding dual specificity protein phosphatase: MIVKVFDSIYISNVYNANDIYELIKLNIGGVLTCFDCKCIEWCSYNNINVTNKIFYKDIFVNSKKDLIKYDSPTINNKTINTDIDIQQNYNNDDNNINDEGTCNKLIETQTTSIDNSEIKCDLINDECKEHYDYIIFPNDIINNNNIKDYIKSMLILKEDTYIDFDLINMNDNLKNNNNNNDNIFDNNNNNCRSNNLDVSNTSQQEKENMQLHKSNSLSNISSDNINFCNKKYDKNLSRSVEISEKDKHPENSLLYEFVNKDKINNKINQEGDKSSIEKNKLSDNNMLHTHHIYNVCELNKCLRENKLIPYNNIYKMKHLYLNILDTFDENILKYVNKAHTFIDSVIQDNKNILIHCMAGISRCSSIILSYVSKKNKKGIESNFNILKSRYPFAHPNDNFYRQLLLYEKMNYTLDGCTDYHNIYKKIKMNRKNLEDLKILNLKNNKQPIYNFRCKHCNYVLFNDNEIIKHDLKISKIKKNYGNSCTSIFIEKKEWILTENKMKGVLNCPNANCNIKLGKWSWTGICCSCGYLQIPAFMINSSNVDRMNISKTI; the protein is encoded by the exons atGATCGTTAAAGTTTTTGATAGTATATACATTAGTAATGTATATAATGCAAATGATATTTATGAActcataaaattaaatataggAGGAGTCTTAACATGCTTTGATTGTAAATGTATTGAATGgtgttcatataataatataaatgtgacgaataaaattttttataaagatatatttgtCAACTCTAAAAaggatttaataaaatatgattcTCCTACTatcaataataaaacaataaacACTGATATAGATATACAAcagaattataataatgatgacaataatattaatgatgagGGTACATGTAATAAATTGATTGAGACTCAAACAACATCTATCGACAATTCTGAAATAAAATGTGATCTTATAAATGATGAATGTAAAGAacattatgattatattatttttcctaatgatattataaataataataatataaaggattatataaaatccatgttgatattaaaagaagataCTTACATAGATTTTGATCTAATTAATATGAACGACaacttaaaaaataataataataataatgataatatttttgataataataataataattgtagaAGTAATAATCTAGATGTATCCAATACATCTCaacaagaaaaagaaaacatgCAACTCCATAAAAGTAATAGTCTTTCCAATATTTCTtctgataatataaatttttgtaataaaaaatatgataagaaTCTATCAAGAAGTGTAGAAATATCAGAAAAAGATAAACACCCAGAAAATAGTCTTCTCTACGAATTtgtaaataaagataaaataaataataaaataaatcaagAAGGAGATAAATCAtctatagaaaaaaataaattatctgataataatatgttacatacacatcatatatataatgtatgtGAACTAAATAAATGTTTaagagaaaataaattaattccttataataatatttataaaatgaaacatttatatttaaatatattagataCATTCGATGAAAATATTcttaaatatgtaaataaagcACATACATTTATTGATAGTGTTATTCAagataacaaaaatatattaattcattGTATGGCTGGAATATCAAGATGTTcatctattatattatcttatgtatcaaaaaaaaacaaaaaaggaATTGAatcaaattttaatatattaaaaagcaGATATCCATTCGCTCATCCGAATGACAACTTCTATCGTCAGCTTCTACTCtatgaaaaaatgaattacaCTCTAGAT GGCTGCACTGATTATCAcaacatttataaaaaaattaaaatgaacAGAAAAAATTTAGAGGATTTAAAAATtcttaatttaaaaaataataaacaaccAATATATAATTTCCGATGCAA acaTTGCAATTATGTCCTCTTCAACGACAATGAAATCATAAAACACGACTTAAAAATatctaaaataaaaaaaaat tATGGAAATTCTTGCACAAGTATATtcatagaaaaaaaagaatggaTATTGacagaaaataaaatgaaaggaGTTTTAAATTGTCCTAATgcaaat tgtaatataaaattaggGAAATGGTCTTGGACAGGCATATGTTGTTCATGTGGATATTTGCAGATTCCTGCTTTTATG atAAACTCATCAAATGTTGATCGAATGAATATTTCCAAGACAATATAA